A stretch of the Aegilops tauschii subsp. strangulata cultivar AL8/78 chromosome 4, Aet v6.0, whole genome shotgun sequence genome encodes the following:
- the LOC120962662 gene encoding uncharacterized protein, with the protein MADYGYPDGGGEEEPPAPPAYGYPDDDGGGERPPFVLIDPVACFADRKNSTTAVIDMEAGAPNLRGRLQVTFCAVAPPLVSYFCVHASHMDHTEFPVEPRILATETDGGLVLLCVATADPDHPIQQLSPENCQYFVYDALARKLHQLPQPGFQHRLSELSLAIMRKPNKSSKNTSKHVSLRPQEAEAEADFVVAAQSYIFWGKESPHLCIYDSAVKTWSNKPVVMGSSYPEHHIPKQDTHHGRKQWHRGLGGSLAQHRLL; encoded by the coding sequence ATGGCCGATTACGGCTACCccgacggcggcggcgaagaGGAGCCACCGGCTCCTCCCGCCTACGGCTACcccgacgacgacggcggcggcgagcggccgcCCTTCGTCCTCATCGATCCAGTCGCCTGCTTCGCCGACCGCAAGAACTCCACCACCGCCGTCATCGATATGGAGGCCGGGGCCCCCAATCTCAGGGGCCGACTCCAGGTCACCTTCtgcgccgtcgccccgccgctcGTTTCCTACTTCTGCGTCCACGCCTCCCACATGGACCACACCGAGTTCCCCGTCGAGCCCCGCATCCTGGCCACTGAGACCGACGGCGGCCTCGTCCTCCTATGCGTCGCCACCGCCGACCCCGACCATCCGATCCAGCAGTTGAGTCCCGAAAATTGCCAATACTTCGTCTACGACGCCCTCGCCCGCAAACTTCACCAACTCCCGCAACCCGGCTTCCAACACCGACTCAGCGAGCTCTCGCTCGCCATCATGCGCAAGCCCAACAAAAGCTCCAAAAACACCAGCAAGCACGTCAGTCTACGCCCCCAagaggccgaggccgaggccgacTTCGTCGTTGCCGCACAATCCTACATTTTCTGGGGTAAAGAATCTCCTCACCTCTGCATCTATGATTCTGCTGTCAAGACCTGGAGCAACAAGCCGGTGGTGATGGGTTCATCATATCCAGAACACCACATTCCCAAGCAAGACACTCACCATGGGAGGAAGCAATGGCACCGTGGCTTGGGTGGATCTCTGGCGCAACATCGTCTTCTGTGA